The Mastomys coucha isolate ucsf_1 unplaced genomic scaffold, UCSF_Mcou_1 pScaffold11, whole genome shotgun sequence genome includes a window with the following:
- the Bik gene encoding bcl-2-interacting killer gives MSETRLMARDVIKTLPQDQVPQPSVASGDPRMKEPVVGENLSPVRGLDFMECVEGRSQVALRLACIGDEMDLCLRSPRLVQLPGIAMHRLAVTYSQLGIRGIFRSLIRSLTNLREIIWSRRVLTPGAWVSPDQDPGQLFPMVLLVVLLLGGAWHLQFQ, from the exons ATGTCGGAGACGAGACTTATGGCCAGAGACGTCATCAaaactcttccacaggaccaggTCCCCCAACCTTCAGTGGCCTCTGGGGATCCCAGGATGAAGGAGCCTGTGGTGGGGGAAAACCTTAGTCCTGTGAGAGGCTTGGACTTCATGGAATGTGTGGAAGGCAG AAGCCAGGTGGCCCTGAGGCTGGCCTGCATCGGCGATGAGATGGACCTGTGTCTGCGGAGCCCCCGTCTGGTCCAGCTGCCTGGGATTGCTATGCACAG GCTCGCTGTCACCTACAGCCAGTTGGGTATCAGGGGTATTTTCAGAAGCTTGATTCGAAGCCTCACCAACCTCAGGGAAATTATCTGGTCCCGGAGAGTCTTGACTCCTGGTGCCTGG GTGTCACCTGACCAGGACCCTGGGCAGCTGTTTCCCATGGTGCTGCTGGTCGTCTTGCTGCTGGGTGGGGCCTGGCATTTGCAGTTTCAGTGA